One Methanococcus aeolicus Nankai-3 DNA segment encodes these proteins:
- a CDS encoding nucleotide sugar dehydrogenase yields the protein MKLDKSKQKEINKICVVGLGYIGLPTASMLAIQGYKVIGVDIDEERVKTIRDGKLIINEQGLMTLLTGAITSGNLVVKTEPEEADVYIICVPTPATADKNGKKCDLICVLSAVNNIKPYLKDGDLIIIESTIPPKTTEKIYDDISKNTGKNIYMAYCPERVLPGNILKELVENDRTIGGINKKSAQLAKEIYASFIEGNLYITDSTTAEMVKLMENTFRDVNIALANEFAKVSTELDINVWDAINLANKHPRVNILNPGPGVGGHCISIDPWFIVGSSENAELIKKARNLNDDMPKYVASLIIKEFKEMGICNPKVGIFGITYKGDVEDTRETPARAIIDYLLQNDFEVSIYDPYAKDFEYPLNTIEESIKNSDALIFLTDHSEFKNFEKEDIKEISHMMKNKIVMDMKNTLNHNLWEEQGFNVKLLGDGKSWIVKTL from the coding sequence AAGGTCATAGGAGTAGATATAGACGAAGAACGGGTAAAAACCATAAGGGATGGAAAATTAATTATAAATGAACAGGGACTTATGACATTATTGACAGGGGCCATAACCTCCGGAAATTTAGTTGTAAAAACTGAACCCGAAGAAGCAGATGTATATATAATATGTGTCCCAACTCCTGCTACGGCTGATAAAAACGGTAAGAAATGTGATTTAATTTGTGTTCTAAGTGCGGTAAATAATATAAAACCATATTTAAAAGACGGAGATTTAATAATAATAGAAAGTACAATACCTCCAAAAACCACTGAAAAAATATACGACGATATATCTAAAAATACAGGTAAAAATATATATATGGCATATTGTCCGGAAAGGGTGCTTCCCGGCAATATATTAAAGGAACTTGTGGAAAATGACAGGACAATAGGAGGAATAAATAAAAAATCCGCACAACTTGCAAAGGAAATATATGCCTCATTTATAGAAGGTAATTTATACATAACAGATTCTACCACTGCGGAAATGGTAAAATTAATGGAAAACACATTCAGAGATGTAAATATAGCACTTGCAAATGAATTTGCAAAAGTATCCACAGAATTAGATATTAATGTATGGGATGCCATCAATCTTGCAAATAAACATCCCCGAGTAAATATATTAAATCCTGGCCCGGGGGTTGGAGGACATTGTATTAGTATAGACCCATGGTTTATTGTAGGGAGCTCCGAGAATGCTGAACTAATTAAGAAGGCACGAAATTTAAATGATGATATGCCTAAATATGTTGCCTCATTGATAATAAAAGAATTTAAAGAAATGGGAATATGCAATCCAAAAGTTGGAATTTTTGGAATTACCTATAAAGGAGATGTGGAGGACACTCGGGAAACACCTGCACGGGCAATAATTGATTATTTATTACAGAATGATTTTGAAGTATCTATATATGACCCATATGCCAAGGATTTTGAATATCCATTAAATACAATAGAAGAAAGCATAAAAAATTCAGATGCCCTTATTTTTTTAACAGACCATAGTGAATTTAAAAATTTTGAAAAAGAAGATATTAAAGAAATATCTCATATGATGAAAAATAAAATTGTAATGGATATGAAAAATACATTAAATCATAATTTATGGGAAGAACAAGGTTTTAATGTTAAATTATTAGGTGATGGAAAATCATGGATTGTTAAGACATTATAA
- a CDS encoding class I SAM-dependent methyltransferase — translation MDKEKQTVKKFYDNWKIENFPKYINLLMEFEEDLLINIINNSDNFKKIKNNLILDCGCGHGSYYNLTKEYNAIYFDFSTNLLKKFEKKHNLKTNKICGDISNLPFKDNSFDLILCINVLEHIKDYKKALMEIKRVLKPNAMAIIVVVNKESCINEDIFNDFVVYHRPLKKSDFNNLMGFDLIKCISFYFIPPLFKIFPAFILKRILSIFHKVDIKLNEIFKNKGQFLYIELKKQE, via the coding sequence ATGGATAAGGAAAAACAAACAGTAAAAAAATTTTACGATAATTGGAAAATTGAAAATTTTCCAAAATATATTAATCTTTTAATGGAATTTGAGGAAGATTTATTGATAAATATTATAAATAATTCAGATAATTTTAAAAAAATAAAAAATAATTTAATTTTAGATTGTGGTTGTGGGCATGGTTCCTATTATAATTTAACAAAGGAATATAATGCCATATATTTTGATTTTTCCACAAACTTATTAAAAAAATTTGAAAAAAAACATAACTTAAAAACTAATAAAATATGCGGGGATATTTCTAATTTGCCATTTAAAGACAATTCTTTTGATTTAATATTATGTATAAATGTGCTGGAACATATCAAAGATTACAAAAAAGCATTGATGGAGATTAAACGAGTTTTAAAACCAAATGCCATGGCAATAATCGTTGTAGTGAATAAAGAAAGCTGTATAAATGAAGATATTTTTAATGATTTTGTAGTATATCATAGACCGTTAAAAAAATCAGATTTTAATAATCTAATGGGATTTGACTTAATAAAATGTATATCATTTTATTTTATACCCCCACTATTTAAAATATTTCCCGCATTTATTTTAAAAAGAATATTGTCCATATTTCATAAAGTTGATATTAAATTAAATGAAATATTCAAAAATAAAGGGCAATTTTTGTATATTGAATTAAAAAAGCAGGAGTGA
- a CDS encoding methanogenesis marker 2 protein, with protein MNLKKLASELKEFEGVSRKKEIKSVVESLRYDDSEYYFDIISDFGDDAAIIGIDEEKAILLAADGIWGNLLEKDPYWAGYCAVLVNANDIAAMGGAPIGMTNIISINDEEVGKEVLRGIKDGVEKFGIPMIGGHTHPDAKCNVLDVSITGIVKKDSVLRSDTAEIGDKVVFAYDLDGKIHEKFDLNWDTTTMKPKKLVRDQLKALEIIGEKKLATACKDISNPGALGTLGMLLEVSKKGAIVDINKIPMNKEVPLNQWLKIYPGCAFVFTAKEENIEKLKEVLKFVNITAEVCGEVIEERKLIVKKDEEEEILFDFNKEYICGC; from the coding sequence ATGAATTTAAAAAAATTAGCATCAGAGTTAAAGGAATTTGAAGGCGTAAGTAGGAAAAAAGAAATAAAATCAGTAGTAGAATCATTAAGATATGATGACAGCGAATATTATTTTGATATTATATCAGATTTTGGAGACGATGCCGCAATAATTGGCATAGATGAAGAAAAAGCCATATTATTAGCTGCCGATGGAATTTGGGGAAATTTGTTGGAAAAAGACCCCTATTGGGCAGGTTATTGTGCCGTCCTCGTAAATGCCAATGACATCGCAGCAATGGGAGGAGCTCCCATAGGCATGACAAACATTATAAGCATAAATGATGAAGAAGTTGGAAAGGAAGTTTTAAGAGGCATTAAAGACGGAGTTGAAAAATTTGGTATCCCTATGATTGGAGGACATACTCATCCCGATGCCAAATGCAATGTTCTAGATGTTTCAATTACGGGAATTGTAAAAAAAGACAGCGTATTGAGAAGTGATACAGCAGAAATAGGGGATAAAGTAGTTTTTGCCTATGATTTAGATGGTAAAATACATGAAAAATTTGATTTAAATTGGGACACTACCACAATGAAACCAAAAAAACTTGTAAGAGACCAGTTAAAAGCCCTTGAAATAATCGGAGAAAAAAAACTTGCCACAGCATGTAAAGATATTAGCAACCCTGGAGCTCTTGGAACTCTTGGTATGTTGTTGGAAGTCTCCAAAAAAGGAGCAATAGTGGATATTAATAAAATACCAATGAATAAAGAGGTCCCATTAAACCAGTGGTTAAAAATATATCCTGGCTGTGCCTTTGTATTTACGGCAAAAGAGGAAAACATAGAAAAATTAAAAGAAGTTTTGAAATTTGTAAATATAACTGCGGAAGTTTGCGGTGAAGTAATCGAAGAAAGAAAATTAATAGTTAAAAAAGATGAAGAAGAAGAAATTTTGTTTGATTTTAATAAAGAATATATTTGTGGATGCTAG
- a CDS encoding Mrp/NBP35 family ATP-binding protein: protein MSECDGKCNSCSSANSCSDTKKAMEMQNTKIKENMGKIKHKIAILSGKGGVGKSTVTINLAAALSAMGKKVGVLDGDIHGPNVPKMLGVEHMQPIGNENGIYPVTSPEGIKVISISYFLPDSKTPVIWRGAKISGAVRQFLSDVIWGELDYLLIDTPPGTGDIQLTILQSIPDIDGVITVTTPEDVAVLDASKSITMANTMNIPIIGVIENMGGFVCPHCDKVVDIFGKGGGEKAAKELDVNFLGRIPLDVKAREASDKGVPMVSMDCTASEEFKKIVEKIVEKVEK, encoded by the coding sequence ATGTCGGAATGCGATGGAAAATGTAATTCATGTTCTTCAGCTAATTCATGCTCAGATACTAAAAAGGCGATGGAAATGCAAAATACAAAAATAAAAGAAAATATGGGCAAAATAAAACATAAAATAGCAATTTTAAGTGGTAAAGGAGGAGTAGGTAAATCCACAGTAACCATAAATTTAGCCGCCGCACTTAGTGCAATGGGCAAAAAAGTAGGGGTATTAGATGGAGATATACACGGACCCAATGTTCCTAAAATGCTTGGTGTAGAACATATGCAACCAATTGGAAACGAAAACGGTATTTATCCAGTAACAAGCCCTGAAGGTATTAAAGTAATATCAATTAGCTACTTTTTACCAGATAGTAAAACCCCAGTAATTTGGAGGGGTGCAAAAATTAGTGGGGCTGTTAGGCAGTTTTTAAGTGATGTAATTTGGGGCGAATTAGATTATTTATTAATAGACACACCACCGGGAACAGGAGACATACAATTAACAATTTTGCAAAGTATTCCAGACATTGACGGTGTGATTACAGTGACAACCCCAGAAGATGTTGCCGTTCTTGATGCAAGTAAATCTATAACCATGGCAAATACGATGAATATACCCATAATAGGAGTAATTGAAAATATGGGTGGTTTCGTATGCCCTCACTGTGATAAGGTTGTGGACATATTTGGAAAAGGAGGAGGAGAAAAAGCTGCCAAAGAGTTGGATGTTAATTTCTTAGGTAGGATTCCATTAGATGTAAAGGCAAGAGAGGCATCAGATAAAGGGGTGCCCATGGTTTCAATGGATTGCACAGCATCAGAAGAATTTAAGAAAATAGTGGAAAAAATAGTGGAAAAAGTTGAAAAATAA
- a CDS encoding ATP-binding protein yields MVKTDIKLDFDEEEFLNKYENKIKQYIKNILSSNSINNNIFEFDIEDFLSSYPEICEINDIIIEQPTQIEGTIFYIFKDTYMELYGDDEKTSKELEKYQIAFKKPLGCDKKIDEINSADINKLVDFEGNIIKAAKVCALLKKACFVCRNCGNISYKTIHDYFTFPKRFCDNKNCGAEMSLDLNSSSYINIQELEIQQPIDIMKNPDDPPRSIRAFLENSDGIYSGRVDVVGTVMKKFTKPNMPVFEIYVKSNHIKLNESFQKIEVRDIISNTELMETMNELGKKKNIVEILSHYLIPQIKGYEMVKKSIFLQQIKGCTKFLPDGSQLRKDSHILLITDPGIGKSTMLRKIARLFPQNAYASVTTATGGGLTANVVRESTEIGDGWVVKPGVFVRANEGTACIDELTVERNIMKYILEAMESQTIHINKGGINVKLPTKCAVLAACNPKRGRFDSNLGVIEQINVPSPLLSRFDLIFPLKDIPDKKRDEEIAEHILNTHIETATKDYKLLSSVEIDGITVNEELIKNYIIYSRTCAYFEENHSLFRSDTVDEKKLKNPHLTKSAKKLIKNYYIDMRKLGEGDNPIPVTARQLEAAIRISEMHAKARLSKKVEEIDAKVAIGIIEECLNQVAYDPETGKYDIGKAMGQLPKSKMDKMDKIVDIIRELQALSDNKLAYEQDITEKAFEFGISEKEVEDALEKLKKSADIYSPKFGYYKVS; encoded by the coding sequence ATGGTTAAAACAGATATAAAATTAGATTTTGATGAAGAAGAATTTTTAAACAAATATGAAAATAAGATAAAGCAATACATAAAAAATATTCTCTCCTCTAATTCTATAAATAATAACATTTTTGAATTTGATATTGAAGATTTTTTAAGTAGTTATCCGGAAATTTGTGAAATTAATGATATAATAATAGAACAACCAACACAGATCGAAGGAACAATTTTTTATATTTTTAAAGATACATATATGGAGCTCTATGGAGATGATGAAAAAACTTCAAAAGAATTGGAAAAATACCAAATAGCATTTAAAAAACCGCTGGGTTGCGATAAAAAAATAGATGAAATAAACTCCGCAGATATAAATAAATTGGTAGATTTTGAAGGAAATATAATAAAAGCAGCAAAAGTATGTGCATTATTGAAAAAGGCATGTTTTGTATGTAGAAATTGTGGAAATATATCTTATAAAACTATTCATGATTATTTTACATTTCCAAAGAGATTTTGTGATAATAAAAATTGTGGAGCAGAAATGTCATTGGACTTAAACAGCTCTTCCTATATAAATATACAGGAATTGGAAATTCAGCAACCCATAGACATTATGAAAAATCCAGATGACCCACCACGAAGTATAAGGGCATTTCTTGAAAACTCCGACGGAATATACTCTGGAAGGGTGGATGTAGTTGGAACAGTGATGAAAAAATTTACAAAACCAAATATGCCAGTTTTTGAGATATATGTAAAGAGCAACCATATAAAATTAAATGAAAGTTTTCAAAAAATAGAGGTAAGAGATATAATATCCAACACCGAATTAATGGAAACTATGAATGAATTGGGTAAAAAGAAAAATATTGTTGAAATATTATCTCACTATCTCATACCACAAATAAAAGGGTATGAAATGGTTAAAAAATCAATATTTTTACAGCAAATAAAAGGATGCACAAAATTTTTACCAGATGGTTCTCAATTGAGAAAGGATAGCCATATACTTCTTATAACAGACCCAGGAATTGGAAAATCTACAATGTTAAGAAAAATAGCCAGACTATTTCCACAAAACGCTTATGCTTCGGTTACCACTGCAACGGGCGGGGGACTTACGGCTAATGTGGTGAGAGAAAGCACGGAAATAGGAGATGGCTGGGTTGTAAAGCCAGGGGTATTTGTTAGGGCTAATGAGGGAACGGCATGTATTGATGAGCTTACCGTTGAAAGAAATATTATGAAATATATTCTTGAAGCTATGGAATCCCAAACCATACATATTAATAAAGGAGGGATAAATGTAAAATTACCTACAAAATGTGCTGTTCTTGCGGCATGTAATCCAAAACGGGGAAGATTTGATTCAAATTTGGGCGTAATTGAACAAATAAATGTCCCATCCCCTCTTCTTAGTAGATTTGATTTAATATTTCCATTGAAGGATATACCCGATAAAAAAAGAGATGAAGAAATAGCCGAACATATTTTAAATACCCATATTGAAACAGCTACCAAAGATTATAAATTATTAAGCTCGGTAGAAATAGACGGCATTACTGTTAATGAAGAGTTAATAAAAAATTATATAATATATTCTCGGACTTGTGCTTATTTTGAGGAAAACCATTCTTTATTTAGAAGTGATACCGTAGATGAGAAAAAATTAAAAAATCCACATCTCACAAAATCGGCAAAAAAATTAATAAAAAATTATTATATAGATATGCGAAAATTGGGGGAAGGGGACAATCCAATCCCCGTAACCGCCAGACAGCTGGAGGCGGCAATAAGAATATCGGAAATGCATGCCAAAGCAAGACTATCAAAAAAAGTCGAGGAAATTGATGCAAAAGTTGCAATTGGTATTATTGAGGAATGTTTAAACCAAGTTGCATATGACCCCGAGACTGGAAAATATGATATTGGTAAAGCCATGGGACAGCTACCAAAATCAAAAATGGATAAAATGGATAAAATAGTTGATATAATCAGGGAGCTCCAAGCATTATCAGATAACAAATTAGCTTATGAGCAGGATATAACTGAAAAAGCTTTTGAGTTTGGAATATCTGAAAAAGAAGTTGAGGATGCACTGGAAAAATTGAAAAAAAGTGCAGATATTTATTCTCCAAAGTTCGGATACTACAAAGTCTCGTAG
- the wecB gene encoding non-hydrolyzing UDP-N-acetylglucosamine 2-epimerase, with translation MKIAIILGTRPEIIKLSSIIRELQNFSKENFYSCKTCEANLKHNQSNTHKDNKNIEYFIIHTNQHYSKNMDEIFFKELNLPTPKYNLNVGSGTHGEQTAKMIDGIEKILISENPDVVIVQGDTNTVLAGALSASKLHIKVAHVEAGLRSYDRNMPEETNRVLTDHISNYLFAPTEIAKHNLLKEGINKNVFVVGNTIVDATIQNIEIAENIYKYNNMSIKTNINEDYFLLTLHRAENTDNKERLTNIVNAIIKATEQYNKKIIFPMHPRTEKKLKEYNLFENLQKNSKIEIIEPVGYLEFLLLEKNAKLILTDSGGVQEEACILGAPCITLRDNTERPETIYIGSNILVNADINKILDGIGVMANKKINGNNPFGDGNSGKAIVKILLEN, from the coding sequence ATGAAAATAGCAATAATATTAGGAACAAGGCCAGAAATTATTAAATTATCTTCAATTATTAGGGAGCTCCAAAATTTTTCAAAGGAAAATTTTTACAGTTGTAAAACTTGTGAAGCAAATCTAAAACACAATCAATCAAACACCCATAAGGATAATAAAAACATTGAATATTTTATAATACATACAAATCAACATTATTCTAAAAATATGGACGAAATATTTTTTAAAGAATTAAATCTGCCAACTCCGAAATACAATTTAAATGTTGGTTCTGGGACACATGGCGAACAAACCGCAAAAATGATTGACGGTATTGAAAAAATATTAATATCGGAAAATCCCGATGTAGTAATTGTTCAAGGGGATACAAACACAGTTCTTGCAGGAGCTCTATCAGCTTCAAAATTACATATAAAGGTAGCACATGTTGAAGCAGGATTGCGAAGTTATGACCGAAATATGCCGGAAGAAACAAACAGGGTTTTAACAGACCATATTAGTAACTACCTATTTGCACCAACTGAAATAGCAAAACATAATTTATTGAAAGAGGGAATTAATAAAAATGTGTTTGTCGTCGGAAATACTATTGTAGATGCCACAATTCAAAATATAGAAATTGCCGAAAATATATATAAATATAATAATATGTCCATAAAAACCAATATAAATGAAGATTATTTTTTATTAACACTCCATAGGGCAGAAAATACGGACAATAAAGAAAGATTAACAAATATTGTTAATGCCATTATCAAAGCAACGGAGCAATATAATAAAAAAATCATATTTCCAATGCACCCCAGAACGGAGAAAAAATTAAAAGAATATAATTTATTTGAAAATTTACAAAAAAACAGTAAAATAGAAATTATAGAACCAGTGGGCTATTTAGAATTTCTACTTCTTGAAAAAAATGCAAAATTAATATTAACGGATAGTGGGGGAGTTCAAGAAGAGGCCTGTATTTTGGGAGCTCCATGTATAACATTGAGAGATAATACCGAAAGACCAGAAACTATATATATTGGAAGTAATATATTGGTAAATGCCGATATAAATAAAATTTTAGATGGTATCGGCGTAATGGCCAATAAAAAAATAAATGGGAATAATCCTTTTGGAGATGGAAATAGTGGCAAAGCCATCGTTAAAATATTGCTGGAAAATTAA
- a CDS encoding adenylate kinase family protein, which produces MVDELNKNNKNSPSYNYIDITQIVKDNNLYIEKDISMDSFVVDFSELRKYLKKEYTNNSNIVLDGHVSHLLDADYTIVLRCNPEIILERLKNRKYSSNKIKENIEAECLDVCLIESLDNSPKVYEIDTTNGAPIDIVNEIINAIENNLVKKGVVDWLNDYFYMLK; this is translated from the coding sequence TTGGTTGATGAACTGAATAAAAATAATAAAAATAGCCCTAGTTATAATTACATAGATATAACCCAAATAGTAAAAGATAATAATCTATATATCGAAAAAGATATATCTATGGACTCTTTTGTGGTGGATTTTTCGGAGCTCCGAAAATATTTAAAAAAAGAATATACCAATAATTCAAATATTGTATTAGATGGACATGTAAGTCATTTACTTGATGCGGATTATACGATAGTGCTTAGATGCAACCCTGAAATAATATTGGAGAGATTAAAAAACAGAAAATATAGCTCTAATAAAATTAAAGAAAATATTGAAGCTGAATGTTTAGATGTGTGCCTCATTGAATCACTTGATAACTCCCCCAAGGTTTATGAAATTGATACCACCAACGGAGCTCCAATAGATATAGTAAATGAAATAATTAATGCCATTGAAAATAACCTTGTTAAAAAAGGTGTTGTAGATTGGTTAAATGATTATTTTTATATGTTGAAATAG
- a CDS encoding phosphoglycerate kinase, with the protein MLLTIDNFDFKGKTVALRVDINSPIDPQNEIILDDARIRACSDTITELSNNGAKVVIMAHQSRPGKKDYTTLKSHAEILSKVLNKEVKYVDDMFGSHAESTIINMEDGDIVLLENVRFYAEEVLKDWKKWKDDTPKKQGKTLMIRKIHHLFDYFINDAFAAAHRAQPSLVGLAYYVPAIAGNVMYNEIKTLSKVLNNPEKPCVFVLGGAKADDSIEVIKNVLSGNIADKILISGIVANIFLLAKGYDIGDNKAVVESMGYLNQIEIAEQLIATYGDKIVFPIDVALNIDGERKEVDLNLNEKIEYPIYDMGSKTIELYNGHIKNAKTVVANGPAGVFENKNFIKGTEGILNSMAETDAFTIIGGGHLSAAAAVVGLDKKMDHISTGGGACIEFLAGKTLPVIKVLENSYNKYRQYGRNI; encoded by the coding sequence ATGCTATTGACCATTGATAATTTTGATTTTAAAGGAAAAACTGTTGCATTGAGAGTAGATATAAACAGCCCCATAGACCCCCAAAATGAGATAATATTAGATGATGCACGAATAAGGGCATGTTCTGATACAATAACAGAATTATCCAATAATGGAGCAAAAGTAGTAATAATGGCACACCAAAGCCGACCGGGAAAAAAAGATTATACTACCTTGAAATCCCATGCCGAAATACTTTCCAAAGTATTAAATAAAGAAGTTAAATATGTAGATGACATGTTTGGCTCTCATGCCGAGTCTACAATAATTAATATGGAAGATGGCGACATCGTATTGCTTGAAAATGTTAGATTCTATGCCGAAGAAGTTTTAAAAGATTGGAAAAAATGGAAAGACGACACACCTAAAAAACAGGGCAAAACCCTAATGATACGAAAGATACACCATTTATTTGATTATTTTATAAATGATGCTTTTGCAGCGGCTCATAGGGCTCAACCATCTTTGGTGGGATTAGCATATTATGTTCCAGCAATTGCGGGAAATGTTATGTATAATGAAATAAAAACCCTTAGTAAGGTATTAAATAATCCCGAAAAGCCTTGTGTTTTTGTGTTAGGTGGTGCAAAAGCTGATGATAGTATCGAAGTAATTAAAAATGTTCTCAGTGGAAACATTGCAGATAAAATATTAATATCAGGAATTGTAGCGAATATATTTTTGCTGGCAAAAGGCTACGACATAGGAGATAATAAGGCCGTAGTAGAAAGTATGGGATATTTAAATCAAATAGAAATTGCAGAACAGTTAATAGCTACATACGGCGATAAAATTGTATTTCCAATAGATGTTGCACTAAATATCGATGGAGAACGAAAAGAAGTAGATTTAAATCTTAATGAAAAAATAGAATATCCTATTTATGATATGGGTAGTAAAACTATAGAATTATATAATGGCCACATAAAAAATGCTAAAACTGTGGTTGCCAATGGTCCTGCTGGTGTTTTCGAAAATAAAAACTTCATAAAAGGGACAGAAGGTATTTTAAATAGTATGGCTGAAACCGATGCATTTACTATAATTGGCGGAGGACATTTATCTGCTGCGGCGGCGGTTGTTGGATTGGATAAAAAAATGGACCACATAAGCACCGGGGGAGGTGCATGCATTGAGTTTTTAGCAGGAAAAACCCTTCCAGTAATCAAAGTTTTGGAAAATTCATATAATAAATATAGGCAATATGGTAGAAATATATAA
- the pstK gene encoding L-seryl-tRNA(Sec) kinase — translation MLIILTGLPGTGKSTFSKKLSKKLWEKGIDNIILGTDLIREQFPQWSNEQEEFIKNSTDYLIKNALKDYTVIVDDTNYYNSKRRDLINIAKENNKNHIMIYLKAPLDTILKRNIQRGAKIPNEVIIDMFNKFDEPGTKYSWDKPDITIDTTKEINYNKIVEKILEIKHNDNKPFKKEKKEITEKENIIYNIDKITRQIMGEYIKTHKLDKENIKKISELRKNYIKSIKNKIDLDNYNINIVEKEFKKILNNYETL, via the coding sequence GTGCTAATAATACTTACGGGACTTCCCGGCACGGGGAAATCCACATTTTCAAAAAAATTATCTAAAAAATTATGGGAAAAAGGAATAGATAATATTATATTAGGGACTGATTTAATTAGAGAGCAATTCCCGCAATGGAGTAATGAACAGGAGGAATTTATAAAAAATTCCACAGATTATTTAATAAAAAATGCTTTAAAGGATTATACTGTTATAGTTGATGATACAAATTATTATAATTCAAAAAGAAGGGATTTAATAAATATTGCCAAAGAAAATAATAAAAATCATATAATGATTTATTTAAAAGCTCCATTAGATACCATTTTAAAAAGAAATATCCAAAGAGGAGCTAAAATACCAAATGAAGTAATTATTGATATGTTTAATAAATTTGATGAGCCTGGCACTAAATATAGTTGGGATAAGCCCGATATAACAATAGATACCACAAAAGAGATAAATTACAACAAAATAGTTGAAAAAATATTAGAAATAAAACATAACGATAATAAACCATTTAAAAAGGAAAAAAAAGAAATTACGGAAAAAGAAAACATAATATACAATATTGATAAAATTACTCGGCAAATTATGGGAGAATATATAAAAACTCATAAACTTGATAAAGAAAATATTAAAAAAATCTCGGAGCTCCGAAAAAATTATATTAAATCTATTAAAAATAAAATTGATTTAGATAATTATAATATAAATATTGTTGAAAAAGAATTTAAAAAAATACTTAATAATTACGAAACCTTATAA
- the twy1 gene encoding 4-demethylwyosine synthase TYW1: MEKNENIPNEIYTVLRKQHYQIKEHSAVKLCGWVKKALLENKSCYKSKFYGIATHRCIQCTPSVIWCQQSCIFCWRALPSDIGMDNNSNYKMPKWDEPEIVAENILKMHNTLITGYKGILDRIGEQKYNELANPKHVALSLSGEPTIYPYFKELIEIFHKKGFSTFVVSNGILTEVIEEINPTQLYISVDAYDLDSYKKICRGTETQWNKIMDTLDILNDKKRTCLRTTIIRDYNDDIEKFIPIYEKANANLIELKSYMNVGYSRKRLNLDDMLKHEEILELSKILDNNSFYKLEDDAFDSRVSVLMNENKKIKLKLFE, translated from the coding sequence ATGGAAAAAAACGAAAATATACCTAATGAAATTTACACTGTGTTAAGAAAACAACACTATCAAATAAAAGAACATTCAGCAGTTAAATTATGTGGCTGGGTAAAAAAAGCCCTTCTGGAAAATAAAAGTTGTTATAAATCAAAGTTCTATGGTATTGCAACTCATAGATGTATTCAATGCACACCTTCGGTAATTTGGTGTCAGCAAAGTTGTATATTTTGTTGGAGGGCTTTACCTTCGGACATAGGCATGGATAACAACTCAAATTATAAAATGCCAAAATGGGACGAACCTGAAATAGTGGCAGAAAATATATTAAAAATGCATAATACGCTTATTACTGGATATAAAGGTATATTAGATAGAATTGGGGAACAGAAATACAATGAATTGGCAAATCCTAAGCATGTGGCTTTATCTCTTTCAGGAGAACCTACGATTTATCCCTATTTTAAGGAGCTAATTGAAATATTCCATAAAAAAGGATTTTCTACATTTGTGGTGTCAAATGGTATATTAACAGAAGTTATTGAGGAAATAAATCCAACTCAATTATATATATCCGTCGATGCCTATGACCTTGATAGCTATAAAAAAATATGTAGGGGAACTGAAACTCAATGGAATAAAATAATGGATACTCTTGACATATTGAATGATAAAAAAAGAACCTGTCTAAGAACCACCATTATAAGGGATTATAACGATGACATTGAAAAATTTATCCCAATTTACGAAAAAGCAAATGCTAATTTAATAGAATTAAAATCATATATGAATGTAGGATATTCAAGAAAAAGATTAAATCTTGACGACATGCTTAAACATGAGGAAATACTTGAATTAAGCAAAATTTTGGATAACAATAGCTTCTACAAATTGGAAGATGATGCCTTTGATAGTAGGGTATCTGTTTTAATGAATGAAAATAAAAAGATAAAACTGAAATTATTTGAATAA